From a single Gadus morhua chromosome 3, gadMor3.0, whole genome shotgun sequence genomic region:
- the LOC115540362 gene encoding uncharacterized protein LOC115540362 has product MTSSADQEVKQNLISTVGGEVTIPEPVKGPGFLLKERTVIATVTSDRIITKSNNRFLGRLSLNRVTGQYTIRSLQNNDSGFYTVDQEDTYKSESFKLSVYDAVLEPGVTVASVSSERCTLLCAVDQLSGGTLSWYQGEVLVNQSSTQRSLPLTVVRLGLRSSYRCVSANPAGNLTRSVDAKTSCTVQQRTGDEDEEESNRLVRIVIPIICGVTFILFVSVIIFFVDRHLQASIQRERCVTQQEELQHVRQIQPDTRQRELKGIIVLGSNHPSRLVSVKHLLPKKG; this is encoded by the exons ATGACGTCGTCTGCTGACCAGGAAGTCAAGCAGAACCTGATCTCCACTGTGGGGGGAGAGGTCACCATACCTGAGCCTGTCAAGGGTCCTGGATTTCTTCTGAAAGAAAGAACTGTAATCGCTACAGTGACCAGTGAtagaataataacaaaatcAAATAATCGTTTCCTTGGCCGACTGTCCTTGAACCGAGTCACTGGGCAGTACACCATAAGAAGTCTGCAGAACAACGATTCAGGGTTTTATACTGTTGATCAAGAAGACACATATAAATCTGAATCATTCAAGCTGAGTGTTTATG ACGCCGTCCTGGAGCCCGGTGTCACCGTAGCGTCTGTGAGCAGCGAGCGCTGCACCCTGCTGTGTGCTGTGGACCAACTGAGTGGAGGGACTCTCTCCTGGTATCAAGGAGAGGTCCTGGTGAACCAGAGCAGCACCcagcgctctctccctctgaccgtGGTCAGGCTGGGTCTCCGGTCCTCCTACCGCTGTGTGTCTGCCAACCCTGCTGGGAACCTCACCCGGTCAGTCGACGCTAAGACGTCCTGCACAGTACAGCAGCGCACTG gtgatgaagatgaagaggagtCTAACAGGCTGGTCCGGATTGTGATTCCGATCATCTGTGGTGTTACATTCATCCTATTCGTATCTGTCATCATATTCTTTGTTGACAGACATCTCCAAG CTTCAATCCAGCGGGAACGTTGCGTTACACAGCAG GAGGAGCTGCAACACGTACGTCAGATACAACCAGATACAAGGCAAAGAGAACTTAAAGGAATAATCGTTCTTGGATCAAACCATCCTAGCCGCCTGGTGTCAGTAAAACATTTGTTACCAAAAAAAGGATGA